Proteins encoded by one window of Microplitis mediator isolate UGA2020A chromosome 1, iyMicMedi2.1, whole genome shotgun sequence:
- the LOC130669349 gene encoding uncharacterized protein LOC130669349, whose product MAELYDTEKQILPMVDPHFYTIKYKVNAVNTHNTLTISYDKFVKIFQESKNGTFYLCIICHISSKRQCIYCTPFLQYPRTFILETPKRFYCMPQPSLYTKKNHSYFQSIIWFIHKVHNNEINNIAVPHNLQYPQRLIYRQAPLFRIPKHIIDMEHLKYYQFINDKFKGGSLMQQKSGKLSYMRTRILGVNASGIRMTLTIDNSLGPNDVSIPQHMLDSLDLACPYVIINRDPSINDCAIYSCELLGYENKNDNTIHVNPFVLEGLHADQDGDDLNVYYLKHENEVPSLVMLRAITELLQFSWKYGRRRNICNQSRFSLGQYHLLLLQVYDKYFQSKSKIWKILSSQYSTTPKRANVLMQLGCTIWRDEVDEFLEQLRVFGIRIRLPLITFREMINGSGMLLSVIESGAKGSMDHVKMFTDILQERVEIGGAEYVDNLRESFNNYVNASKSISLLGQQLFILLSIFQPLYLLRNDIYMKNDTRIIGNVSKCPLFNLWIYQMEAITLVFEELLKNCESDEMEGVVTENEYDDKEVNLANDVIDKPGKKLLDENYNISIDQAEVRYFDSNCRCVEVGNVSNFIAPRPRNILYSIRGNYVSPNLNTATVLPMLYGRIFDYISEIHSSDELQEYLINDSLKIIPILAKLPDNYKKSGFRFVRILN is encoded by the coding sequence ATGGCCGAATTATATGAtacagaaaaacaaattttgccAATGGTCGATCCTCACTtctatacaataaaatataaagttaaTGCAGTTAATACGCACAATACATTGACAATTAGTTACGACAAATtcgttaaaatatttcaagaaagtAAAAATGGAACCTTTTATTTGTGTATTATATGTCATATATCATCTAAAAGACAATGCATATATTGTACGCCTTTTCTACAGTATCCTCGAACGTTTATATTAGAAACACCAAAGAGATTTTATTGCATGCCACAACCAAGTttgtacacaaaaaaaaatcactcatATTTTCAGTCGATTATTTGGTTTATACACAAGGTACATAATAACGAGATCAACAACATAGCCGTGCCTCATAATTTACAATATCCGCAACGTTTAATTTATCGTCAAGCTCCACTTTTTCGAATTCCTAAGCACATCATTGACATGGAACATTTGAAATACTACCAGTTTATAAACGACAAATTCAAAGGAGGATCTCTCATGCAGCAAAAGTCTGGCAAATTGAGTTATATGCGCACACGTATCTTAGGTGTGAATGCTTCAGGTATCAGGATGACGCTGACTATTGACAACAGTCTTGGTCCCAACGACGTCAGTATTCCCCAACACATGTTGGATTCTTTGGACTTGGCTTGTCCATACGTTATCATCAATCGCGACCCATCAATCAATGATTGCGCTATTTATTCCTGTGAACTACTAGgatatgaaaacaaaaatgacAATACGATCCATGTTAATCCGTTCGTTTTAGAAGGATTGCACGCAGATCAAGATGGTGACGATTTAAATGTTTACTATTTGAAGCACGAGAATGAAGTTCCAAGTTTAGTAATGCTCCGGGCTATCACAGAACTATTGCAGTTTTCTTGGAAGTATGGACGTCGTCGAAATATATGTAATCAAAGTCGCTTTTCACTTGGTCAATATCACTTGCTATTGCTTCaagtttatgataaatatttccaaagtaaatcaaaaatatggaaaattttatcttcTCAGTACAGCACTACACCTAAGAGAGCAAACGTTCTTATGCAACTTGGATGCACAATTTGGCGCGATGAAGTCGATGAATTTCTAGAGCAGCTTAGAGTTTTTGGTATTCGAATTCGATTACCTCTCATAACATTTAGAGAGATGATCAATGGATCTGGTATGCTGCTAAGTGTTATTGAATCTGGCGCCAAAGGATCTATGGATCACGTTAAAATGTTCACGGATATACTGCAAGAGCGCGTTGAAATTGGTGGAGCAGAATATGTTGATAATTTACGTGAAAGTTTCAATAATTACGTTAATGCCAGCAAAAGTATTTCGCTATTGGGTCagcaattatttattctactATCAATTTTCCAACCACTTTATTTGCTACGAAATGACATATACATGAAAAACGATACTAGAATCATTGGTAATGTTTCAAAATGTCCTCTTTTCAATCTATGGATTTATCAAATGGAAGCTATAACTCTTGTTTTCGAAGAACTACTCAAGAATTGCGAAAGCGATGAAATGGAAGGCGTTGTAACAGAAAATGAATATGATGACAAAGAAGTCAATTTAGCAAATGATGTGATTGATAAGCcagggaaaaaattattagacgaaAACTATAACATATCGATAGATCAGGCTGAAGTACGATACTTTGATTCAAACTGCCGCTGTGTTGAAGTCGGCAATGTGTCGAATTTCATAGCTCCACGACCACGCAATATTCTCTATTCTATTCGTGGGAACTATGTCAGCCCAAATTTGAATACCGCAACTGTTTTACCGATGTTATACGGACGAATTTTTGACTACATCTCTGAAATTCATAGTAGCGATGAGTTACAAGAGTATCTGATAAacgattcattaaaaattattccaaTTCTTGCAAAATTACCTGATAATTACAAGAAGAGTGGATTCAGATTCGTCCGAATATTGAACTAA
- the LOC130670375 gene encoding solute carrier family 25 member 44, with protein MAAIEAPPFIKTIEWDMMDKKKFFPLSMLSSFSIRCCLYPLTVIKTRLQIQRRNHMYTGMVDAYRKIYRVEGISGLYRGFWISSIQIVSGVFYVSTYEGVRHILHQDPLTANLDSRIKALIGGGAASTVAQTIVVPFDVLSQHLMVLGVTTKHGKFSVDKMAMNPLGLNITVGSSRAFITSEIIKSIYQKDGVRGFYRGYVASLCAYVPNSALWWGLYTFYQDELIRILPNWVSHLFIQSLAGTFGGFTTTIITNPLDIVRARLQVQRLDSMCNTFKILWIEEGFKMFSKGLSARLVQSACFSFSIILGYETIKRISVNEEYKSHIRW; from the exons atggcAGCAATAGAAGCGCCGCCGTTTATAAAAACGATCGAGTGGGATATGATGgacaagaaaaagttttttcctCTGAGTATGCTGTCATCCTTTTCAATCCGATGCTGCCTTTATCCTCTGACTGTAATAAAAACGCGATTACAAATCCAACGAAGAAATCATATGTATACAG GCATGGTAGATGCATACCGAAAAATATATCGAGTGGAAGGAATTTCCGGTTTATACCGAGGGTTTTGGATAAGTTCTATTCAAATAGTATCCGGTGTATTTTATGTGTCAACGTACGAAGGCGTAAGGCATATTCTACATCAAGATCCTCTTACAGCAAATCTAGATTCAAGAATAAAGGCATTAATTGGCGGAGGTGCAGCAAGTACTGTTGCCCAAACAATTGTTGTGCCTTTTGACGTACTCAGTCAACATCTTATGGTACTCGGAGTAACAACAAAGCatggaaaattttcagttgatAAG ATGGCGATGAATCCATTAGGACTAAATATCACCGTAGGATCATCACGCGCTTTTATCACtagtgaaataattaaatcaatttatcaaaaagaCGGCGTAAGAGGATTTTATCGAGGATATGTAGCTTCCTTGTGTGCTTACGTACCTAACAGTGCATTATGGTGGGGTTTATACACTTTTTATCAAG atgaATTAATACGAATTTTACCGAATTGGGTATCTCATTTATTTATCCAGTCATTGGCTGGAACTTTTGGTGGATTTACGACGACGATCATAACAAATCCACTGGATATCGTACGTGCAAGATTACAAGTTCAGCGCTTAGATAGTATGTGCAatacgtttaaaattttatggattGAAGAGGGTTTCAAAATGTTCTCAAAAGGTCTATCGGCAAGACTTGTGCAGTCAGCATGCTTCAGTTTCTCAATAATACTTGGCTACGAAACTATCAAACGTATTAGTGTAAATGAAGAGTACAAAAGTCATATAAGATGGtga